In Aegilops tauschii subsp. strangulata cultivar AL8/78 chromosome 3, Aet v6.0, whole genome shotgun sequence, one genomic interval encodes:
- the LOC109746989 gene encoding uncharacterized protein, which yields MAFHQRSTSLPSRPHVSETEVEQEVHSLEASISSSNSISTMRDGLRTLASIYDGLDEIICLPSHQVCFSQQRRMLDGEMECSVELLDLCNNMQETFAEMMVIIQELQVTLRKGDDAAAQAKIQSFTRLAKKARKHFKKTAKKPASDKMVMLLTKAREICISLLESTLHLLSKQIEMPKQSLVCKAFYKKKAVVCKEEQLQELECSIQDLQNGAGNLFRKLVQNRVSLLNILSS from the coding sequence ATGGCTTTCCACCAAAGATCAACAAGTTTGCCTTCTAGGCCTCACGTCAGTGAGACCGAAGTTGAGCAAGAGGTCCACAGCCTAGAAGCAAGCATCTCTTCCTCCAATTCCATCAGCACGATGCGCGATGGTCTCAGGACTCTTGCAAGCATCTACGATGGTCTTGACGAGATCATTTGCCTACCAAGCCACCAAGTTTGCTTCTCCCAGCAGAGGAGGATGTTGGATGGAGAGATGGAATGCTCCGTTGAGCTGTTAGATCTATGCAACAACATGCAAGAGACCTTCGCCGAGATGATGGTCATCATCCAAGAGCTGCAGGTGACTCTAAGAAAAGGCGATGATGCAGCTGCTCAAGCCAAGATCCAGTCTTTTACTCGCTTGGCGAAGAAGGCCAGGAAACATTTCAAGAAGACTGCCAAGAAGCCTGCATCCGACAAGATGGTCATGCTATTGACCAAGGCAAGAGAGATCTGCATCTCTCTGTTGGAGTCCACACTCCATCTCTTGTCGAAGCAAATTGAAATGCCAAAGCAGTCCCTTGTCTGCAAGGCATTTTACAAGAAGAAGGCCGTTGTTTGCAAGGAGGAGCAATTGCAGGAGTTAGAGTGCAGCATCCAAGATCTTCAGAATGGAGCAGGAAATCTGTTCAGGAAATTAGTCCAGAACAGAGTTTCTCTTTTAAACATTCTTAGCTCATAA